The sequence TCTCGGTGCCTGAGAAGATGACCGTCGGGTCCGGATGCCGGCTGCACGGGAACATCCGCGCCGGGTCGATCGTGGTCCGGGAGGGGACGACGATCTTCGGGAGTCTCCATGTGCGGGAGGGTGCGAGCATCGCCCGGGGATCGGTCATCCACGGCGACGTCCAGAGCGACGGCGATGTAAAGATCGAGCAGGGGGCGCATATCCTCGGGAACGTCTCCTGCCGGGGCCTCACCCTGCACGAGGATGCCCGTGTGGACGGGGTCATCCGGGCGCCGGGCGGCCTGAAGATTGAGAGGCGAGAGAAATGAAGGTTACAGATATCCTTGAGGTCGACGGATGCCGGTTGGTCGAGCCGTCGTTTGCGGAACTGACGATGGACTCCTATACTGCCCTTCTGCTGCGGGCGATGGCGGATGAGGCCCGCTTCTTGGTCGACGATGAGGAGGAGCCGCTCGCGCTCGCGCTGCACGATGAATCAGGGTGGCACGCCGTCTCGTTCCTCTTCCGGGACCCGACACTCGCTGCGATCGAGTGCTTTGAGGAGGTCGGCGGCGACATCTATCAGGAGAGCCGGGCGGCGTGGCTCTCGGCGGTCCGTGAATACTACAGCCTCGATATCTGCAAAAACGTCCTCCCGGCACTCGAAGACCTCCCGCCCGACCGGGAAGGAAAGATCCGCGACCTCATCGGCGAAGTCTGGGGCGACCGGCCGGGGACCCTCTGCCTCGACTGCTGCTGCGGGTCAGGTGTCGGCACCGCGGCCCTCCGGGTCTCCGGGATGCAGACGCTCGCCTACGACAACGACCCGGCGCTCCTCGCGCTCGGTCTCTCCCGGGGCCGCCTCGCGCCCGCCGATACAATGTGCATCGACGCACGGGAGGCGTCCCGTTACATTGCGCCGGCGCCCCTCGGGGCCATCTTCATGGCCGGGGAGATCTACTCCTACAACGCAGACCTCTGGGAGCCGATCGTCACAGAGCTGCTCGCCCTCACCGATGAGGCCCTGATCACCGTCGGGACCGAGCCCGAAGCAGCCCTGGTGGAGGGGTGGTGCACCGGGCAGGGGCGGGATGTCCGGGTCTTTGAGAACCGGCGTGACCCCATCTACGATCGATGGTGCTGCGTCGCGCGACGGGCATGATTTTAGCCTACAATCGGGCCAATATATAAATCAAAATATATTCAACATATTTTACCGGATCTCTCTTTCAAAACGGTGTACTATTCATGGATACCGCGAAGCGCATCTACAACGTCTTATTCATCTCGGTCTTTGCCACCATGCTCGGTCTTGGTGTCGTCAGCCCGCTCCTCCCGATCTATGCGGAGAACCTGGGTGCGACCGGCATATGGCTCGGCATCATCTTCTCAGCCTTCGCGCTCTCCCGGTCGGTCTTCATGCCGCTCATCGGCCGGATATCTGACCGGCAGGGGAGGAAGTGGATCATCCTCATCGGGATGTTCGCCTACGCGGCCCTCTCGCTTGCCTACCTCATCGCCGGCAGCGTCTACTCGCTCACTGCCGTCCGCTTCGCCCACGGAATCGCGTCGGCCATGGTTGTCCCGATAGCCATGGCCTACATCGCAGACCTCTCCGAGAAGGGGAAGGAGGGGAGCCACATGGGGAACTTCTCCATATCGATGTTCCTCGGGATGGGGGTAGGGCCGCTGCTCGGCGGGTTCCTCAACGACGCCTTCGGGATGCCGTCGGTCTTCTATGTCATGGCCGGCCTCTCGGCGTTCGCAACGATCCTTGTCGCAATCTCTCTTCCGGAGGCAAAACCAGGTTCATTCAGGAACCCGGCCGATGATCCCGCTCCGATGCGGGAGGTCTTCAGGCTGCCAGTCATGCGGGGGGTCATGGTCTTTAGTTTCATCAGCGCCCTCGGCCGCGGGGGCATGATGGTCTTCATCCCGGTCTTTGCCCCGCTGATCGCGATCAGTCCCGCCGAGGTGGGCGTCGTCCTCTCCGCGAACACCTTCCTGATGGCACTCCTCCAGGTGCCGATCGGGAGGCTCACCGACACCGGGAACAAGGTCGCCCTGATCGTCACGGGATCGGCCATAGCAGCGGTAGCGCTCGCCGCTATCCCGCTCTCTGGCTCGTTTTGGCCCCTGCTCGCGATAACCTCCCTCATCGGCGTCGGAGGTGCCATCCAGCAGCCGTCGATCATGGCCCTGACGGTCGATGCGGGCCGGACCATCGGTATGGGGACCTCGATGGGCGCCTACAACACGGTCTTCGGCGTCGGGATGATCATCGCACCGCTGATCGGGGGTGCGTTCATGGACTTCATCGGCATCGAGGCGGTCTTCTACGTGGGCGGGGCGATAAGCCTGCTTGGGACCGTGGTCTTTGCCGTGATGATGCAGGGGAGCGCCCGGGCCGCCGCCCCCTGATGCCCAACGCCGTTCTCCTCCCTAGCCGAAATATCGCCTGGTGGCCGTAAAACCCTCCTCCACATACGATATGTTTATATGACGATTTTGCTATCTTGTGGTATGCTGGCGCGCGCCTGAGAGATGGGCTGACCTCTGCAGAGTATGTGCCCGGCACAAGCGACACGGTAGAATGGCATGGACCTCTGCAACCACACCCTCACGTCTCCGCTGGACCTCCTCGCGGGCATCTGTATGCTTCATAGCCGCGGCCCGGTCGTTCTGGCAGTTGCTCTCCCCGAGGGGGTTGCAGGCCCCCTCGCCGTCCTGCTCGTCGAACTCTTCATCGCCGGTGTCGCTCTCGGGCTGCTCGGCATCTGGCTCAAGGAGCGGGACGTGGCCGCCCGTATCGCAGGCATGAGTACGGGTATCAGGGCCGCGAGGACCGGCAGCGGAGTCCCGGCCCGCCTCCCTGCGACCGGGACCGACCCGATCTCGCAATTCGCCGGGGAGATCAACCAGGTCTTCGACGAACTGGAACGGTCCCGGCAGGGACTTATGGAGAGCAGGGACCGCTACCATCACCTCTTTGAGAGCGGCAACGATTTCCTGCTCGTCTGTGCGGTCGGGAGGGAAGGCACGCCCTACAGGATACTCGACGCGAACGCGCTCGCCTGTCGGAGTCTCGGCTATACCCGGGAAGAACTGCTCACCGTTGCTCCACAGGCGGTCATCCTCATCAGGAGCGACTTTGCACGGGATGACCGCCGTCTCCACAGCGCCGACCTGATCCCGCGGCAGGGCGAGCGGATCCCCGCCGAGGCGACCATTCACCGGATCAGCCTCGAGGGCACTCCGGCGGTCCTCATCATTGCCCGGGACGTGACGGAGCGGCGGCGGGCCGAGAAGGAACTCATGAACTACCGCTACCACCTGGAAGAACTGGTCACACAGAGGACCGGTGAACTCCGGATAGCAAACGAGAATCTTAAGTGGCAGATCAGGGAGCGGGAGAGGATAGAGCAGGAGAGGATGGAGGCATACCGGCAGATCGAGAGGAACATCGAGCAGTTCGCTGTCCTTACCGACCACATCAGAAACCCCCTGCAGGTCATCCAGGGGATGGCCGACCTCATCGAAGACGAACGGGCAGAGAAGATCAAGGAGCAGATCGGGCAGATCAAAGAGATCCTCCGGCAGCTCGACGACGGGTGGGTGGAGTCTGAGAAGGTGCGGGAGTACCTGGAGCGGTACCGGTGAGGGGAGTCCCTGGGCGGGCTCAATGATTACTGCGTGCGGCTAGTGGAGCATTTCATCTAATATTGTCCATGCAATACCATCTCACGCGAAGGACGCGAAGCCGCGAAGTTCGGTTGCTGGGCGGCAGAGTCCCCTTCGCGTTCTTCGCGTCTTCGCGTGAGGTGGCGATCGCTCGCCCCGCATCAGGACCCGCAACATAAGGTGAAACGGTCCACTAGTGGACTATTGCACCTAATATTTCCATGTGATTGTTGCGTCACGCAGAAGTGCGCGAAGGACGCGAAGTTCGGTTTCTGGACGATATGGTCCCCTTCGCGCTCTTCGCGCCTTCGCGTGAGACCGGCGATCACTCCCACACACCCTCAAGGTAAGGTGAAATGCTCCACTAGTGGATCATTTTATCTTATTTTGCGGGTTCTGGCGCGGATCACGCGGAAGATCGCGAAGGAGTGGGGAGTGTTCATGGGGCAGAGCGAGAGGCTGTACGCAGGAAAGCGACCTATTCCCCGGGCGAGCCCGGGCAGGGGACCGTGGTGGGCATCGCCCTGGGGGTGGGGGCAAGGGAGGGGGCTCGCCCCATCCCCGCACAAGCCGCCGCCTCTAGTTCATAGCATTCCGAAGAATGACTATCAGGAGCACCCTCTACGGCGCCTCTTCCACGGCGCACTCGAGTTCGGCGACGATCTCGGCCGCGTCGTCCATCCGCCTGACCAGGTCCTTGATCTCGATCAGGCGCTCGACGCCGATGAAATGCTCGGCCATCACCCGTGCCATATCGGTGAGTTCGATCCTTCCTGCCCGCCGCCTGACCAGGTTGTAATCGAGGAGTGTCGGGAGCGCCGGTTCCAGCGTCCCGACCATCGCCCGGTTCATGCGGATGATCTGCTGCTCGTCGCCGCCGCAGACAACGGCGTTCGCCACGAACTCCTCCGAACTCTGCTCCATATCGTACTCGGGGGCGACCTCCTCCATCTCCCCCCGCAGGAGGCCGACGGCGACCTCGTCCTCGGTCTTCCGCGACGTCCGGGAGTACGACCCGCCGGGCTCAGCCATGATCACCACCCGGCCGAGGTCATGGAAGTCCGGCCGGCCCGCCCGGCCCATCATCTGGTGGAACTCCTGGACGGTGAGCCACTCGATCCCCATCGCAAGAGCATCAAAGACCACCTGGGACGCCGGGAAGTCGACGCCGGCGGCAAGTGCCGCCGTGGTCACGACGGCTGCGAGTTCTCCGTTCGCAAATCGCCGCTCCACGTCCCGGCGCTCCTGGGAGGTCAGCCCCGCGTGGTAGGGTGCGGCCTTCTTCCCGAGTGCGTCTGCGATGACATGGCACCGTGCCCGGGAGTTGGTGAAGACGATCGTCTGCCCCCGGTAGCCCTTCGACGACTTGATCTTGTACTCCTCGGCGACCATCTGCTTGATGAACCCGATCTTCTTCGCCCGCTCGACGAAGATGAGGTGGCGCTCCAGGGCAACGGGTCGGGCTGCGTAGCGGACCAGGTTCGCCCGGAGTTTCTCAGCAAGCAGCCCGGGAAGCCCGATGGTGGCGGAGAGGTAGAGGAACTGGGCGTCGGGGGCGACGTGCTTGAGCCGTGCTATCAGCCCGTCGAGACGGTGGCCCCGGTCGGGGTCCTCGAGCATCTGGACCTCGTCGATGACGACGGTCCCGATATCCTTCAGGGACCGCCCGGTGCGCAGCGCATGGTCGATCCCCTCGTAGGTCCCCACCACGACGGGAGCGTTGATATCCCGCTCCCCGGCCGGGCGGGTCTCGGGGAGGTTGAGACGGCTCACCCCGGTCTGCAGGGTGACCCGCATCAGGTGGCCGTAACGGTCGCGGAACCGCTGGTACTTCTGGTTGGCAAGCGCGACCAGCGGGACAAGGAAGAGCATCCTCCCCCGCCCCTCGAGGAAGTTCTTCATCCCCGCCATCTCCCCGATGAACGTCTTACCGCTCGCGGTGGCTGAGACGACCAGGAGGTGCTGCCCCTCAAGCAGCCCGTCCTGGACCGCAAGCTGCTGGACCGGCATCAGGTACTCGACCCCGGAAGCCTTCGCAAACGCGGGGGGCAGCGCCAGATCGGTGATATGGGCCGTCTTCTGGACCTCGTGCGCCTCCAGCCGGTCAAAGAGGGTCCGCGTTCGGTCGATCTTATCAGGCCCCACCGACGCGAGCACCCGGTCGAGATCCCTGACCTGCATGAGGAGTTTTTCGAGGTGCACGAGCACCGAACCCCCGAACCTCCCCATGTACCCGAGTTCGTGGCGCATCTCGCGCTTTGCGCACTCCAGGCAGATCCACTCCCCACCGTAGCGGACGCCGGTTGCCTTATCGACGGGCGTGAAGCGGTCCTCAAGCTGGCAGAACCGGCAGATATCGATCCGTGATGCGGGGATCTGGAGATCGGCGAGGAACGACTCAAACTCCGGGCTCTCCCCCGCAAGGTGCACCGAAGACCGGCGCAGCAGTGTGATCAGGTCCCGCGTCGGCGTCGGCTTGAGCTGTTTGCCCCGCCTCCGAACCTTGAAGTTCTTCGGCCGCTGGCCCTTCGGGGTCGCCGTCAGGTTGACGAACCCTGACCCCCTGACACGGCCTTCTTCGACAAATAACAGTTTATACGTGCCTTTCTGGGGCTGGACGATGACCTTCATGGTGCGATATCGTGGATTATGTAGGTGAGCCCTACCGTCTCCAGTCGTTTGAGGAAATCGGTAAACTCCTCATCAACAATAAGTATTGCGCACTGCCGGCCGTGGAACGCCGCCTCGATGACCCCCTCACGGGAGCCGAAGAACATATCTGGCTCGATACCCGCTTTCTTGAGAGCCACGTATGACTCAAGGCCCACAGAGGCCACCATATCCGCGTCCCTGATGGCGGCCCGGAGGAGATCGGTGCGGACCTGCCTGGACCCGCCCCGCTCGATCCGGGGCACCTTGCAGACATGGATAGCCCCCTCCTCGTGGTCGATGATGCCGTTTAGGTGGGCGACACCGACATCCTCACCGGGCCGGGCATCCATGGTCGCCTGGCCCATAGCGCTCTGCTGCTCTTTCGTCGCGTAGAGCCACCCGTCCTGCATGAAGACGCCGACCGTATCCCCTTTCTTGAGTTCGTTCCGGGCAATGGCTGTCCAGACCGCCACCTGCTGGATGACGTCCCGGGTGATGTGCCGGGCATAGGACTCGAGCACCTCGGCGTGCCGCAGGACCCACTCGATCCCGCTCTTCGTCACCTCGTACCTGCCCCGGCCGTGAGCGGTGACCAGCCCGTCATCCACCATCTCCCTGATGTATTCGGAGACGGCCTGCGGCGTCACGCCGAGTTTTTCCGCGATCTCCTGCTGGCGGATGGATGGCTGGTGCTCGGCGATCTCCACCAGGATCTGGAACCTGGTGGACTCACGTTTGCTGCGCAGGATCACATAGAGCGGGTCTTCAGCGAGATTGGTCAAGCAACACCATTCCCTGTCCTTTTACATCAAGGCTCGGGATTCGTTTGGCAAGCCCCTTGATGAAGGTCGGGCTGACCCCGTATTTTCTGGATATATCACCGATCGAGGAGGTTCCCGCCGCAATCTCCTGTTCGATCGAATCCACAATACCCCGGAGACCTTCGTCGTTGGAGATGGCGATGTGCAGCAGGTCCCCGATATCGCCCATGGAACACTGGAAACTGGCCCTGAACCTACTGTATGTCGTCCGGTACTCCTTCGTCGGCTTCTGCCCGGGCTTGGGCATCCGCCACTGTTCTTCGATCAGGTTTCCCTTCTTGAGGATAGAGAGACACTCGGCCACCGTTGAGGCGTCGGCGTATGTCCCGAGTTCCTCCTCGGTCAACCAGGTCTTGTTTAAGACTTCATAGATCCTTTTATAACCTGCGTTATTGAACGTAATAAGAAGAGGAACCAGGTCTACCGGATCATTAAGAATTTTGATATGTCCCGTCAATGCGATACCCTATCATTATATCGTTGTATAACTCCATAAATTTTTGCTGATTTTTCGATGCGTACACGCGGCACTATCATCATCCGGGGCATCGTCCAGGGCGTCGGGTTTCGCCCCTTTGTCTATGCTAAGGCGCGGGAATTCGGGATCACCGGGACCGTCAAAAACCTCGGAAGCGAGGTTGAGATCCATGCGTTCGGGGATCACTTCGAGGAATTCCTGGAGGCTGTTTCCCGCGGGACGCCGTTATCCCGGATAGATTCCGTCATTGTCAGGGATATGCGCGGCGATCCTCCCGATACCTTTATCATCCTCGAGAGCGGCTCCGGGAGCCTCTCCGGGTTCATCCCGGCCGATGTTGCTACCTGCGATGACTGCATCACCGATATCTTCACGCCGGGCGGGCGCTACGAGGGCTACTGGGCCACCTCCTGCGTCAACTGCGGTCCGCGGTACAGTATCATCAACGCCATCCCCTACGACCGGGAACGCACGTCCATGGAGGCGTTCCCGATGTGTGATGCCTGCGGGAGCGAGTACACCGACCCGTCGTGCCGGCGCCACCACGCCCAGACGATCGCCTGTGCCGCCTGCGGGCCGCGTCTCTCCCTGCTCCGGGCCGACGGGACGCCGGTTGCGGTGGAGGATCCGGTCAGGGAGACGGCGGCCCTCCTTGATGCAGGCTCGATCGTCGCCATCCGGGGGATCGGAGGGTTTCATATCGCCTGTGTCGAGGAGGCGGCCGGCGTCCTGAAACACCGCCTCGGCCGGAGCGAGCAGCCTCTCGCGGTGATGACGACCCCGGATGAGGTGGAGCGGATCGCGGTGGTCTCTGACGAAGACCGGCGGATCCTCCACTCCCGGGCCCGGCCGATCGTGGTGCTCGAAAAGCGTGATCCTCTCTCGCATCAGGCAATATCCGGGCTCCACACCATCGGGTGCATGCTCCCCTACTCGGGGCTGCACCACCTCCTCTTCGCAGACCTCGCCCACCGGCTCCTGATCATGACGAGCGCAAACCTGCCCGGCTACCCGATGATCACTGATATCTCCGGCGCCCTCGACCGGCTCTCGGGAATGGTGGACTACGTCCTCACCCACGACCGCCGGATCGTCAACCGGTGCGACGACTCGGTCGTGCGAGACGGGTATATCATCAGGCTCTCGCGGGGTCTTGCCCCGAAGCGGTCGGCGGTCGATCTTGGGGACCGGTCTATCCTCGGCGTCGGCCCGGAACTGAACGCGAACATCTCTATCTACCGGGGAGGGTTCTGCATCACCTCGCCCCACGTCGGGAACGTCAGGAACCCCCGGACCCTCGCCTACCTGCAGGAGACGGTGGAGAGGCTCGGAGGGCTCGTCGGCGCCCGCTACGACCGGGTCGTCCACGACCTCCACCCGCAGTTCCTCTCGACCCGGTATGCGAGAGAGGTTGCCGAGGCGGTCGGGGCGGAACTCCTCGCGGTCCAGCACCACCGGGCGCACATCGCGGCCGCGACCAGGGAGGAGTGCGTCGGGATCGCGATCGACGGGGTGGGCTACGGCGACGACGGTACGGTCTGGGGCGGGGAGGTCTTTGCCGGGCAGGTCCCCCACCTCGACCGGGTCGCCCACCTGGAGGTCGTCCCGATGCCGGGCGGGGATCTCGCGACCCGGTATCCTGAGAGGATGCTC is a genomic window of Methanoculleus bourgensis MS2 containing:
- a CDS encoding MFS transporter translates to MDTAKRIYNVLFISVFATMLGLGVVSPLLPIYAENLGATGIWLGIIFSAFALSRSVFMPLIGRISDRQGRKWIILIGMFAYAALSLAYLIAGSVYSLTAVRFAHGIASAMVVPIAMAYIADLSEKGKEGSHMGNFSISMFLGMGVGPLLGGFLNDAFGMPSVFYVMAGLSAFATILVAISLPEAKPGSFRNPADDPAPMREVFRLPVMRGVMVFSFISALGRGGMMVFIPVFAPLIAISPAEVGVVLSANTFLMALLQVPIGRLTDTGNKVALIVTGSAIAAVALAAIPLSGSFWPLLAITSLIGVGGAIQQPSIMALTVDAGRTIGMGTSMGAYNTVFGVGMIIAPLIGGAFMDFIGIEAVFYVGGAISLLGTVVFAVMMQGSARAAAP
- the hypF gene encoding carbamoyltransferase HypF, whose protein sequence is MRTRGTIIIRGIVQGVGFRPFVYAKAREFGITGTVKNLGSEVEIHAFGDHFEEFLEAVSRGTPLSRIDSVIVRDMRGDPPDTFIILESGSGSLSGFIPADVATCDDCITDIFTPGGRYEGYWATSCVNCGPRYSIINAIPYDRERTSMEAFPMCDACGSEYTDPSCRRHHAQTIACAACGPRLSLLRADGTPVAVEDPVRETAALLDAGSIVAIRGIGGFHIACVEEAAGVLKHRLGRSEQPLAVMTTPDEVERIAVVSDEDRRILHSRARPIVVLEKRDPLSHQAISGLHTIGCMLPYSGLHHLLFADLAHRLLIMTSANLPGYPMITDISGALDRLSGMVDYVLTHDRRIVNRCDDSVVRDGYIIRLSRGLAPKRSAVDLGDRSILGVGPELNANISIYRGGFCITSPHVGNVRNPRTLAYLQETVERLGGLVGARYDRVVHDLHPQFLSTRYAREVAEAVGAELLAVQHHRAHIAAATREECVGIAIDGVGYGDDGTVWGGEVFAGQVPHLDRVAHLEVVPMPGGDLATRYPERMLYGILPTAGVRDMLASRGWSDIELGVLSRQVERGLNVTGTSSTGRVLDAAAALLGICRERTYDGEPAMKLESAAYSGRALAWDLEFLRDGGCEVLSTRSILAEAYRRSAAGERTGDVAASVQYNLARGVAAMAIRAADELGIPRVALSGGVAYNRAIRETIIGEVRAAGLEVVMNREYPLGDGCISFGQVVYGGSEE
- a CDS encoding DEAD/DEAH box helicase yields the protein MKVIVQPQKGTYKLLFVEEGRVRGSGFVNLTATPKGQRPKNFKVRRRGKQLKPTPTRDLITLLRRSSVHLAGESPEFESFLADLQIPASRIDICRFCQLEDRFTPVDKATGVRYGGEWICLECAKREMRHELGYMGRFGGSVLVHLEKLLMQVRDLDRVLASVGPDKIDRTRTLFDRLEAHEVQKTAHITDLALPPAFAKASGVEYLMPVQQLAVQDGLLEGQHLLVVSATASGKTFIGEMAGMKNFLEGRGRMLFLVPLVALANQKYQRFRDRYGHLMRVTLQTGVSRLNLPETRPAGERDINAPVVVGTYEGIDHALRTGRSLKDIGTVVIDEVQMLEDPDRGHRLDGLIARLKHVAPDAQFLYLSATIGLPGLLAEKLRANLVRYAARPVALERHLIFVERAKKIGFIKQMVAEEYKIKSSKGYRGQTIVFTNSRARCHVIADALGKKAAPYHAGLTSQERRDVERRFANGELAAVVTTAALAAGVDFPASQVVFDALAMGIEWLTVQEFHQMMGRAGRPDFHDLGRVVIMAEPGGSYSRTSRKTEDEVAVGLLRGEMEEVAPEYDMEQSSEEFVANAVVCGGDEQQIIRMNRAMVGTLEPALPTLLDYNLVRRRAGRIELTDMARVMAEHFIGVERLIEIKDLVRRMDDAAEIVAELECAVEEAP
- a CDS encoding PAS domain S-box protein — its product is MDLCNHTLTSPLDLLAGICMLHSRGPVVLAVALPEGVAGPLAVLLVELFIAGVALGLLGIWLKERDVAARIAGMSTGIRAARTGSGVPARLPATGTDPISQFAGEINQVFDELERSRQGLMESRDRYHHLFESGNDFLLVCAVGREGTPYRILDANALACRSLGYTREELLTVAPQAVILIRSDFARDDRRLHSADLIPRQGERIPAEATIHRISLEGTPAVLIIARDVTERRRAEKELMNYRYHLEELVTQRTGELRIANENLKWQIRERERIEQERMEAYRQIERNIEQFAVLTDHIRNPLQVIQGMADLIEDERAEKIKEQIGQIKEILRQLDDGWVESEKVREYLERYR
- a CDS encoding ArsR family transcriptional regulator, whose protein sequence is MTGHIKILNDPVDLVPLLITFNNAGYKRIYEVLNKTWLTEEELGTYADASTVAECLSILKKGNLIEEQWRMPKPGQKPTKEYRTTYSRFRASFQCSMGDIGDLLHIAISNDEGLRGIVDSIEQEIAAGTSSIGDISRKYGVSPTFIKGLAKRIPSLDVKGQGMVLLDQSR
- a CDS encoding DUF7839 domain-containing protein is translated as MTNLAEDPLYVILRSKRESTRFQILVEIAEHQPSIRQQEIAEKLGVTPQAVSEYIREMVDDGLVTAHGRGRYEVTKSGIEWVLRHAEVLESYARHITRDVIQQVAVWTAIARNELKKGDTVGVFMQDGWLYATKEQQSAMGQATMDARPGEDVGVAHLNGIIDHEEGAIHVCKVPRIERGGSRQVRTDLLRAAIRDADMVASVGLESYVALKKAGIEPDMFFGSREGVIEAAFHGRQCAILIVDEEFTDFLKRLETVGLTYIIHDIAP